Genomic window (Pirellulaceae bacterium):
AATATCGACCCTCGCATTCAATTAGGCCAAATCCTCGCTAAGGCAGAAGCCACCGACGGGAAAATAAGGATTGTTGTTAAAGATCAAGCCGAACCCATCATGGTCAGCATCCCTATCCTTGGTTCCTACAGTGACACATGGCCACTGAATTGCCCCAAGTCCGACAAGATCGTGCGACAAGTCGCGGATTACCTCGCGACACCAAAATCCAACAAGGGCATCGCCGATATCGGAATGTTATTTCTGCTCTCAACGGGTGAGGAGCAGGATCTGAAGATCGCGCACGAATGGGCTCGAAAGGTAACAGCACCGCGTTATCCCTGGTATCTTGGCTACGGCGGAATTCCGCTTTGCGAATGTTATCTTCGAACAGGTGACCAAGAGATCCTCAACAACATTCAGCAATGGGTCGACAACGCGGTCAAGACCCAGTACCTCGACGGCTGGATCGGCCGAGGTGGTGTAAGTGCCTCTTACGGAAACGGACACCTCAATGCAGCCGGCACATCGGTGGTCACCTTCCTGCTATTGGCAAAAGAATGTGGCGCTGAAGTGCCCGATCACGCCCTCATGGGTGCGCTGGTTCACTTTTATCGTTATGCCGGTCGCGGCTCGAATCCCTACGGTGACCACCGGACTGAGGTTGGATTTGTCGACAATGGCAAAAACGGGAAACTGGCCTTCGCCATGGCTGCCGCCGCGGCGTTAACGCCGGACGGTGAAGATTCGGTCTACGCTGCGGCGCGCGACGTCTGTGCCATGCCTAGCTTCTACACCACCGCATTCATGCTCCACGGTCACACCGGCGGTGGCATTGGTGAAATCTGGCGTAGCGCAGCCATGGGACTGCTGCATGAAAGGAAGCCAGAGCAGTATCGTGAATTTATGGACAACCGCCAATGGCATTACGACCTGTCCCGACGCTTTGATGGTTCGTTCGGCATTCTTGGCGGGAGTGGCTACGACAAAGAATTGTGGGGAATTGCTTACCCGCTAACCTATACAATTCCGCGCAGGACGTTGCGTATCACCGGCGCACCGCGAACCAAGTTCTCACGACCTTATCAACTACCAAAACAACCTTGGGGTACCCAAGCCGACAATTTATTTCTGTCGCTCAAAGCCGTTCCCGATGCGGATGGCCACGCGCAGGATCTTTCTGGTGAAACCCTGGCACACGACTCCAGCATGCCATTCCTGAAACGATTCCACCAATCGAACGAGGTTAGCGATGAACTGATCCGTCAGTACATTCACCACCAGGACCACAACATCCGCTTCGTTGCTGCCAACAAAGCGTTAGGTATCAACAGTGAATACATCGGCTGGCGAAAACCCGGTGGAAAAGTGCGCGAAGAACTCGTCATCGAATTCCTGACCTCCCAGGATCCGCGCGTGCGCCGAGCAATGTTCATGGCTTTGCACGAAATCCTTTCGCGGGAAAAACGAACCGAACTGCTCACCCGAGAAGTCTTCGATCTCGCAATTCAAGTCCTCAAGGATCCTGCCGCATCGTGGTCGGTCAAGGATCCCGCACTTCAGGTAGTGGGTCGAGCTCCAGCGGACTGGGTCGTATCGCACGTCGATCATCTGATTTCTTTCCTTCAACAGGAAGACTGGTGGTTGCAGAATGCCGCGTTGACGGCGCTTACCCCCGTGGTTGCGGACGAACGTTGTTATCGAAAGGTGCTCCCTGCAATCGGCGAACTTGTCAGGGGCAACCAACGCACGGCCCTCACCACCGGCTTGTTGCCTGCTATCCGTGCGAAGATCAGGGCAGCCAGTCCGGCAGTGCACCAGTTGGCCACAGAAACCCTCAAGGAAACCTACACCGGCTATACCGGCGTAAGAACCGCACCCGGCGGGCAAGACATTTCCTCTACCTACGACTCGCATCTGGAATTCATTGCCGCCTCTCTGGCCGATGTGCCAGGTGGATTGGATGTGCTCTACGAGATCGCAAGGGAACGTTTTCCGCATGAGATTCTACCGTACAAACAGTTCTTCCTCAGCGCTGACCCCGACCAATTTGGCCCCAAACTTCGGCAAGCCATCGTTCCTATCATTCAGGAAGAATTGATTCCCGAATTTGTCGGCAAGAATCGGGAGTTACTACGAAAACTAGCGACCGTCGAATCGCAGTCGGGCTATCCGGGCAGTCACCGCGATCAGATTTCACAACTTGTTGCACTCTACAAGAGAGCGGGGCTGGACGAATTCGACTGGCACATCTTCGCCGATCTGCGACAGGCGGAATGGTCGTATCATTCGTTCGAACCGATCGCCACCGAACAGATACCTTTCGATCAACTCATCACGCGTTACCGTCCGGTCACTCTGCCCCGAGGTATGGAGAACTGGTACGCTCCAGCATTCGATCCGGCTGTGGCCAATTGGAAGACAGGAAAGAGCCCCTTTGCCCACTTCCAGGGAAAACTTCCTCAACACCCGATTCACAAGTGCTCGTCTACCTGCACCGGACCGAACTGCTATGGCGGCACCAAAGCGAATACGCTCTGGGAAAAAGAAGTTCTACTTCTGCGCGCTAGCCCCACCATTCCACCACTGAAAGACGGTCATCGCTATCGAATTCGCATCCATGATGGCAACCATGTCGGCTCCGGCGGTGGACATATCATCTATATCAACGGCCGTCCGTTGGTCGAAACAAAAACCTGCAACGGACGTGGCTCGGGAGGGCAACCCAAAGGATCCTTCATCACTCGAGAATTCCTCGATGACTTCCAAGGCGGCCAAGTCACGATCGCAGTTAAAACATTCCTCCGATTCAACGACAAATACAAGGTCAAGCCGAGCGCTCGCATTCCGCAAGGCAAGTTCAGCCTGCACATTGAGGAGATGAAACTGCCACCGATGAGCGACGATCTGGTTATCAAGTCAGCAACCATTGTTCCCATGCGGTGCTCCGAATGGCAGGCCGTACAGGATCCCGACAATCGAGAATTGCAGCCAGACGATTACTTGTTTCGCTGGGACGGCAAGTTCCACGCCAACGCACGGATGTTAGGCAGTTGGAAGCTTGTCACCAAGGTACCAGAAATCATCAATTTCGATGCGTCAAAACCAACAAAACCCCGGCGTCCGCTTTTTTCCGAGATGACCTTGAAGGATGGGGGCGAGACTAACCAGCCAACCTGGATTTGGTCCGGTGACCGTCTGATGGATCTAACGCGTTTCCAAGCACTAAGAATGCATCTGAAAACAGTCGGGAATACCGACTACCTGTTCGTCGAAGCAGGTGGCTTCAGCGAAAGACAAAAACTCGATTGGAAATCACCGTGGCTTGTATTGAAGAAGTCACTCGACTAATAAGCCTGTAATCGCTCGGCAGTCAGGGTGATCATCGATGGTGATAAAAAGATTCACCCCGACGGATCGAAGTTTTGCCCTTCCCAAGAATAAAAAAACTCTCTCCAACACGGATTGAATTCACAGCTTGAAAGCCCGTGCAGAATTTAACATGAAAACAACAAATCTATTGATTGTCTTCGCCTCGCTGGCATTCCTTCTTCCCGTTTCTGCGGCAAAGGTGCCATCTCAATTGCCTGATCCCGACGACAAACCGGCTGATGCGACCAAGCCGGTCCAGGTCTACATTCTCGCCGGCCAGTCCAACATGGTCGGCATGGGCAACCTGCAAGGCGCAAAGAACATCTACAACGGTGTCTACTTCAGCTCGGATCCAGCAGTGCCCGATGGTCCGATGACGATCTATCGGGTCGGTAGCTATCGAACCGCGCCATTGCGAATCTATCTGCCAGATGGAACGCGCCATGACGAATCGATCGCTGAGGGACTGCTCGAAGTACCGCAACAGGGCGTCTATCGTTTTCAATGCGGGTTTGGAGAAAACTCCTATAACCGGCTGCAGGTCGACGGCACAGAAGTCTACCAGCGTCAGCTAGGCGGCTCACCGATTCAGACAGAACTCAGGCTCGCAGCTGGCAAACGATATCCCTTCAAGATTAGCGGCTTCCAAGCCGAGCCGCCGCGTTTTTGGCTCGAAAAGACTGACCTGCTGGGAAACGGCGACCTGGAAGCGGTCGCCAAGCGCGAAGGAAAATTTCCCTGGCTGGTCAACTCCGATGGCCAGTGGACAGTCCGAAAGGATGTTTACTTTCAGGAAGCGCGTATCGCCAAGGAAGGCAAAGGCTCGCCACTCAGTACGAATTCCAATGGCAAGTCAATCGGACCGGAACTGGGCTTCGGCCATGTATTGGGAACCTTCCATGACGAACAAGTGCTGCTGATCAAAACGGCCATGGGCAACCGTGCACTCGGCTTCGATTTCCGGCCCCCTTCGAGCGGTCGCACCGATCCGGCCAACAATTTTGAATCGCTCGAGTACAAGCTAATGATCGACGGGGTGCGAAAGACTCTCGAAAACATCAACAAAGTTGTGCCTGACTACCAGAACCAAGGTTATGAAATCGCAGGCTTTGCCTGGTTCCAAGGACACAAAGACAGTTTCAGCGAAGAGTTAATCAATGAATACGAAAAACATTTAGTCAATTTGATCAACGATGTCCGCAAGGAGTTCAAGACACCCGATCTACCGGTCGTTGTCGCCACGGTCGGATTTGGTGGACGAAACATGCAGGACAAATTCCTGAGGATCTTGGCAGCGCAAATGGCCGTCGGGGATGCAAAGCAACATCCCGAGTACAACGGCACAGTCACTTCCATCGACACGCGAAATTTTTGGCGCAGCGTCGAGAATTCACCGGCAAACCAAGATTACCACTACAACCGCAATGCCGAGACGTACATGCTGATCGGCGATGCACTTGGACGGGCGATGGTCAAATTGAAGGGTGGTCAAGCAGAACCTCTGCCGCTGAGGGCATTTCCCGAAGAAGCTAAAACCACGAAGGTAGTCGAGTTATCGGAAGCCGATCAAACACGGGCTCAACGTGCGCTGCGTCCAATCCTTATCGATGGCATTGCCACGTCGTACGCAGCCAACCCGCGCTATCAAAAATCCCTGTTGGAGGAGATTCGTGGTGAACGTCCCAAACGTGCAAACCAGTTCTTAAGAGGTTCGATGTATGGATTGTTAAACTGTTATCGAGCTGTAGGAATCAACGATTACGATTGGCACCCATTCGGTCCGAATCTGAATCAGGTACAGTGGAACTACTACAGTTTCGATCCCCCAGAAAAACTGGCGACTGACAAAGGTAACCGTTTCCGCGAAGTCACTTATCCCGAGGCAATGGCAAATTGGATTGCACCGGAATTCGATGCGGATCAAATTGGCTGGCAGAAAGGAGTTCAACCGTTCGGTCAAATGGATGGTAAATTGGCAGCGATTTCCGAGAACTGCACGTCTGCCTTTTGCCGCTGCGGTGAAACACCTCGTACGCTCTGGGAAAACGAAGTCTTACTGGTCCGCAGCACGATCAAAATCCCGCCACTACAAGAGGGGCATCGTTATCGCATCGTGGTGGGTGGCGCCGCCCATGTCAATTCGGGCGAAGGTTTTGCCGTTTACGCTAACGGAAAATTACTGGCTCAATCGACGACCGGTGTCGCTGTTCGGCAAGGCGGGCAACCACGTGGTGCCGTGATCTACAACGACGTCCGCGATGCGTTCCAAACCGGTAAGGTCACCATCGCGGCAATCAGCTTCCTGCGTTACAACCACCCTCGCCATGGCATTCAACCACCTCGCGGTCATCTCACTTTGCAGATTGAAGAGCAAAAATTGCCCCCCATTGCTGCAGCAAACAAAAGTCAACCAGAATGATTGTACGCCACTCAACCGGGCGGGCTTTCGTTGAGCAGCAGTGTGATTCGACAACCAATCGGAGCCAACGTGACGGAGCCAACGTGACGGAGCATCCGACGATGGCTGCCGAACTGGTTGACTCGTCGATTGTCTCACAAGTGCCATCAAACAATCAGCCACCATCAACATGGCCCAACATTTGGCAGCCATGAACAAATTCCGAGCAACGTCCAGTTCGAGGCACCAGTGGCGAAACCAGTTTTCGCAAAGCGTCTGCAAATGGATCCATCCTGCCTCGACCTTTCCTGTTCCACAGTTGTCGGTTCGATCTGTCAACGAGAACGGCACTTGTCGCCAAAACTACTTAAATCGTTGATTGGGTTTGCCTGGAGTCGGCGTCAGCTCACACCATGTTTCGCGCGAGTTATCCAGCCACCCGGACGAAACATCTGTCTTTTGCGCGTCGAACTCGACTTTATCGACGAGCGTTTCGCCTGAGACCAATGAGACCGACTCACCTTTTGAAGACAGCTTGAAGTTCGCGTGGAGCCCCGCATCGCTTCCATCTTCATCTGCCCAGATAACAAGATATCGTCCGGCTTCTAAAACGGTACCGTTTGGAATTCGCCACTTGAACATGTTCGTCGGATCATCGCTCAAATACATGCCAGACAGATCGACTCTGTCGTCGCCATAATTGACCAACTCAATCCAATCTTCGTGGTCGCCCTGGGGATCTTTACTGCTTTTCTTATTGGAGGCTAAGAGTTCGCTAATCGCGATGGAAGGTTTTGGCCCGTTTGTCGTCACGGCTGGCGGTGCGAATCTGTCGGGATCAATTTCAATGCTGTCAACTCGCTTGATCTCATCATGATTCAGTAGAAATTCTCGACGCTCCTTCAAGGAAGTGTAGAGGCTGGGACTTGGCCGTCCATTCGGATCAGAGTTCCCACTCGACATCGAAACGAAAGCATCGAAGCTAGTCAGCTTGCGAGTGTCTGCCTTCACTTCATCGAACAGCAGCTCTCGATAACCCTCAATGACCGGTCCAATTATCTCGACGTCTAATTTTTTCTCGGCAATTGCTCGTATGTACTGCAAATACTTCTGGCGGTACGCCGGCACGGCCAAGATCTTACTCCGCAACGGCATTCGATCACTGTCGATACCTACCAAAGGATCAAGCGTCGCATCGCCGTGTCCTGGACCTCCGCCTCCACCTCGACGACCTCCTCGAGAGCCACCGCGTCGCCGATCGCCACGTTCCGCCGGTCCTCTGAAATCATTCCGCCGCTCTTCGCCCAATTCCCCAGGCCGACCATTATCGAAGTCCGGAGGAGGACCAAAACCTGGGGGAGGCCCAAAACCTGGAGGAGGACCAAAACCTGGGGGAGGCCCGAAACCCGGACGCTCGCCACCCGGGCGGCGTCCGCGCGGACCGCGTGTCACAAAGGCTTCGTTCATATCGTGAGGTATAACATGAAAGACTCCGGCCGAATCAAGAAACAAGTTATAGTCGCTGGCCCTTGTCCAATAACCGTCGCTATTTACCAGCGCAACATCCATCGCCAAGAAACGCAATAAGCCATCCACATTCAGAATCGGCTCGATTGCTTCAGACAGTTCTGAGCTCGGTGTTTCGTTCAGTAGCTTGCACAAATTGACGAGTGCACGCCATGACTTCTCTTTGTCTTTCGACTTAATCTCGAACCGTTGCTTATAACCTTCGAGTTGATCACCCAGGTACCGCAAGCCACCATCGGCTCCGGGACTACCTGGCACTTTCCAGCGAGCCCCCGACGAATTTCGATAGTGTTCCTTCAAAAAGTCTTTGTTGAACTGTTGCACATTACTGTAGATCCCCCAACTTTCACCATTGATGACGACCTTGACAAAGTTCGCTTGGGGAGCAGGAAGAAAATCTTGCGCAACGAACGAGTAGAGAGCGCTGCTCATCATTGACGAATCGCCATTGCAATTAAGCAGGTTAAGAGTCTTGTATCCGTACAATCGTTGATCGGAATCGACAAGGTCCATCGAAAGATTGAGTGAACGTTTTAGACCGGCCGATAGGTGACTGAAGGACGATTGGCCACGAAAGCTTAGCCCAACCATCGGATACGTCTTCCCGTCAACGATGACGGTTGCGGGCATCTCAACATCGGTGTGTTTCAGAGCAGCCATTTCCTCTTCCCAGTTATCAGAATCAAACTGGATGAAGAGTGTTCGCAGGACCGCCGGATCATAGAGTGCCTGGTCGGGATAGACTTCCACCTGATCGGGAGCGACCTTCGGGCCCGGTCGCCCCGGTTCGCGTGCTCCACCGCGTGGACCTCGGCTTGGCCTTCGTCGACTGTTGGCGTTAGAGGCCTCAACTTCCTTCAATGCCGATTGACGTTCCGCAGCATCAAGATAACCGCTGCCATCTTTGTCGTGTTTTTCTAGCAGTTTCAATTCTGGTCGATTTGGCCCCATTCCGCCGCCTCGCCTCCCACCCGGACCAGCGGGAGGAAAATCCGGAACTAATTCGTCAGAGCTAAGGGCCCCGTCCTGGTCTTTGTCCAACGTCCGCAAGAAATCAGAAACCTTCTCGATTTCTGCCTCCGACAAGGCCCCATCACGATCCGTATCAAGTGCCTGATAAATGAAGTCAGGCCGAGCTCTCGATCGATTAAACGGCCCTTCTGATCCGTTCAGCTGCGCATAAATCCATTGTCCACAGAGGACTACTAAAAGCGCCACAACGGTAAGCAATCTGCGCATCGAACAAAGCTCCACAAATAGATACAGAGACCAATCCTGATGGATAATAACGGAAAACCACCGAGATCGATTTAATAACCCCAGAATTCGTCAAAAGTTTCGGATCAATCCAATCCAGCCAGAACGGTTCAACGGTTATTTTCGAACCGATGTTTGATGCGAATGATCGGGTGAACAAAGTCGCTAAAGCTAAGGGATCAGGGCAGTGCTTTTCAGAAAGGAAACCGTGTCCGGTGGTGCGATTGCCTCTCAGTCGACCCGGACCGTCCGGTAGCCAATGAAACTTTGCCGAACGGCAATCCTTGGGGAATCGTCAGCGACTTAGAAACCGATTTTGACAAACGAGGACAGATAAAGGCGGAGTAATAAATCCGTCAGACGCGACCGATGACCTTTTCCAGGCCCGCCCGCATCAGAAATCAAATCGAACTGGCTCGGATCTGGATTTTTCTTCAAATTGGGCCTCAAACGACTCTTCCGTTCAAGACCAACGCGCGTTAATCGAGTACGCCCGGTAGGTGTCAAATAGGTTAAAATTCCAGCTATTCAATTCACCTCAATCAAGCTGGTATAAGAGTTAATCATTCTTCTCACGACCACGATCTCCAAAACAACAGTCGAACCTGAATTACTTCGGTCTAGTTTTAGGGGTTTTGGCAAGATGAAAAAAATCGCGAAAGCTTTCACAAGCGTGTTCATCTTGTCGGCAATGGCTTCTGTGATGGTTTTTTGGTGGAACTGGCCTGTTGCAGTGGTGGTGTTTCTGTTTGCTTTTTTCGGCTTTCGGTCTTGGCAAATTCTGAACCGCCCCTCACTCTATCCATTCACCTTACCCATGAAAATTTCACCGTATTTAATCCTGCTGCTTCGATCTTCTATCTAAATACCCCAGTGAAATGAAGACCCCCCCCCCAAACTAGTATTCGAAAGACGCAACTTTCATCAATAATTTGCGGCCAATACCCTGACATTCCAAATATCAATAACACACAAAGGAGACCGAAAGGAAGATGCCAGGGAAGCTGCTTAGGGAAGTCTTTGAAAATTCTCATCTGATGCCCCCAAACAATTGACGAAATTTACAAGGCAACAATCAATCCATGTGCAAACACATTAAATGAAACATGACCCTGACAGTGTCGATTGCGTCCTCTAATGGAAAAAACTAAGGAAAGTCTGATAGCAGAATGAAGCTCTAATTGTGTTTGCACCACCTGCGAATTCTGAGCCCAAGATTGTGGAATACAATTTGAACATAAAACTACCCCAGGCTTTCTAGCTTTTGATAGTCCACCACGAAGAAGAGTTCATTTTGCATTACTAGATTCAAAACGCATCAATCTTCGTTATCTGAAGGATCTACGAACTGTTGAAAGGGTTGGCTTACCGTCGCGTTTGCGAAGCGAGTATTTACACCACCCAAAGACGCAAAACGTCTTCTCTGTTTTTCGCAATCTTGCAACCAGTGCTGTGTTGGTTCGTAACCGTGATTTAGGAGTTTACGCACAGCCGCTTTTGCACCAATTTCAGGAGCGTGGCCCTTTAAAACAAAAGGATCTGCCACAATTGCAAAGGATTCACCAACTTGATTCGCAATATCTATCAGCTGTTCTGGAACTAGTTTTTGTAAACCTTTTCCACGCTGATGACGACTGACGTCGATCAACCTCACGAGCGGTGAATACACTTCTTTTAGTGGCTGATTGAAATATCTGTTCACGTCATCTCCATCCTCCCAGTCTGGACTTGGTGGCGTGACTTGGGTTGTTTTGTCAGATATTTCAAGAAAGAATTTGTCGTTAGGGTCGATTAGCAACAAGGACGGGACACCCTAAGACTCGTCGAGAAATGCGTCCTAGAGACCAACGCATTCTCTCAGTATTTTGCTCTTTATTCCCTGCGGATTAATGTCCTCATCAATCTTTGCTTTTCGACCTTCACGCAATAGCTAGCCCCTTGTGCTTCTGCTTTGCTCGTGCGATTGTCAACGCTCGATTGACCAAAGTAATCAGGAGATCTGGACTAACTGCTTGGCCATAAGCATGACATGCGATCAGAGATTATCGGATTAATGAGCTAGAACGATTGGAGGACAGACAGTCCGAGATTTCAGCTTGGCGTGGGAATTCAGAAGCTACTCGGAAAGTCCATTAAAATGCGACCGCTGTTGCAGCAGACGACCGTCGAAAAGCGGCGAGTGCAAGAACTGAGACCGCTGGTCTAGGAATGGTGCACGAAAAATCCGCTGAAACACAATTGGAGCGGATGATTCAGACGATGGCCAAAAACGACCAAACCCCTGGATTACTCGAGATAACCCAAAAAGTGTTGATTCAATCTCACTCAAACGAATCAACAGAATTCTACAAAATACGCCCGGTAGGATTCGAACCTACAACCCTCGGTTCCGAAGACCGATGCGCTATCCAATTGCGCCACGGGCGCGGCTGCAGCTACCAGGATAAGCATTGTTGGATTTTATTTCAACGGACCCTCGAACTGCAATTTTTTCTCGCAACAAATCCTACCGCCAAGAAAGCGGCAATTTCGCCACATGCGACGATTCGACGATTTCGACAATCCTTGAGCTCAGCCCGGTTAGTCAGAGCACGCCAAAGTGAATACAATAGAGGCCCATTGAGGGTGAGCCCTAGGAAAAGTCTTCATCTTGGGCTGAGATTGCATCCCGGTTGGGCTGAGATTGCATCCCGGGAAACAAGCACGGATCCGATTTAATTCCAGGAGGGCAATGCGTGGCATCGAAACACCGGGTACCGAAGAGGCGATTGCGGCGCTGATTGGCTTTTGCATCATGACCACTATCACGTTGAGGGTACTGGACGGCGCTGATCGAGGCCAAGTCTACGAGGACTTGGAGCCGCCGATCACGATTGGCCGAGAGGAAGGAAATGGCGTCCAACTGAATGACGATCGCGTCAGCCGCTTTCACGTCAAAATCCAGGAGGATGAAGATCGATTGGTGCTGACGGACCTGGAAAGCACCAATGGGACTCGAGTCAATGGCGAAGATATACAACTCCGTATTCTGCGACACGGCGATCTGATCACCGTTGGCCGAAGTGTGCTGTTGTTCGGCTCACGGGATGAGATTGCACATCGATTGGCCGAGTTGCGTGGCGCGCAACAACCTGCAGCCAACACACTGGACGATGAAGACGCTCAAAAAATCAAAAACGCAAGTTCCCTTGATTTCGAATTGCACTTCGGCGACGACGAAGATTTGCAGGCAACCATGCACGTTCTGCAACCTCCGGACCTTCCGGGGCGTCTTTCTCCCGGACAAGCTGCCCAGTTGTCTGAGCTAATCGAATATTTACACATTCGTATTCGACGATTGCTCAACAGCGTAGAAGTGGACGACGAACAAGAACGAGCTTCGCTTGATATGCGGCAATGGCAAAACTTAGTCGATTTGCAGTCACGTCTTTCGGTTTATCTTCGCTCGATCGGCAATCCGAGCGACGAAATGTAACTTGATCAAACGGATGAACGCTTGCTTCGAAATGGTAAAACTTCCAGACGAAGAGAAACCCTTGCTTGAGTTTCCGCAGCTTCATTGATCAACTGCCAACCTGAAACTCTTCGCAACATTAACGGGCATAACCGTCTCGCTGACGACTGTAGGCAAGACCGAACAAGGTTGACGAAAACAAGGACGATTGATTCACGATGACTTCGAAACCGTTCACCCATCTCCACTGCCACAGTCACTTTAGCTTGCTAGACGGAGCCGGTTCGATCGACAAACTGGTGGGCCGCGTCAAAGAACGAGGCATGAATTCGCTGGCAATTACTGATCACGGTAATTTGCATGGTGCATTAGAGTTTTACCGCAAAGCCAAAGCGGCCGATATCAATCCGATCATTGGCTATGAAGCCTACATCGCGCCAGGCAGCCGCTTCCAGAAAGATGGCGGGCGGATGAAGGATGCGAGCTACCACCTGACTCTGCTCGCCAAAAATCGCACCGGCTTTCGCAATCTTGTCAAAATGGCTTCAAAAGCCTATCTCGAGGGTTTTTACTTCAAGCCAAGAATCGACAAAGAACTCCTGGAAGCCCATAACGAGGGAATCGTTTGCCTCAGTGGGTGTGTTTCCGGAGAACTTAGTCGCCTTCTGTTGAAGGGCGGAATGAGCTCTGACGAAGATTTAGCAGAGCCCATGGAGACCGCTCGTTGGTTCCATCAGGTATTTGGTGATCGTTACTTCATCGAGATCCAGAACAATGGCATTGAGATCCAGCGGATGGCGATGGAGGGATCGATCCGGATTGCTGATAAGTTAGGGCTTCCGCTGGTTTGCACAAGTGATGCTCATTACGCGGACCGGGACGATGCGGAAGCTCATGACGTAATGCTCTGCATCAACACGGGCAGATTTCGCACCGACACCAGTCGGATGCGAATGGACGGAAACGAGTACTTCCTCCGTACTCCGGAAGAGATGTACGAAGCATTTCCGAACCATGCCGATGCGGTTCAACGCAGCCAAGAAATTGCAGATACGGTCCATATCGATCTGGAACTAGGCCAACGGCATTTCCCGACTTACTCGCCATTACCGGAAGGAAAGGATGCGGAACAGTTCCTGAAAG
Coding sequences:
- a CDS encoding FHA domain-containing protein, whose product is MRGIETPGTEEAIAALIGFCIMTTITLRVLDGADRGQVYEDLEPPITIGREEGNGVQLNDDRVSRFHVKIQEDEDRLVLTDLESTNGTRVNGEDIQLRILRHGDLITVGRSVLLFGSRDEIAHRLAELRGAQQPAANTLDDEDAQKIKNASSLDFELHFGDDEDLQATMHVLQPPDLPGRLSPGQAAQLSELIEYLHIRIRRLLNSVEVDDEQERASLDMRQWQNLVDLQSRLSVYLRSIGNPSDEM